The following nucleotide sequence is from Stigmatopora argus isolate UIUO_Sarg chromosome 18, RoL_Sarg_1.0, whole genome shotgun sequence.
CACCCACTGCTTTAAAGTCCCCATGATAGCAAGATTTCCTATAAAATAAAACTCCACATCAACCTGAGACAATactttttcattctttctgtTCTCCGTTTGTTCGTCTTATTCTCTATCAGTcaggctttgtttttttagccaataatttcttttgttgtctgctgtgtaaatctttgaaaGTCCACAATAACAGGACAAGGAGATACAGGAAAGGTGAGAGTGTGTCCAAACATTTACAAAATGTTGGCAGCTTCATTTTACAGTCCAGTCAAAACGTATGACTCAACATAGGGATGAGACAGCCgcaattatttcattttatacaGCTTCAGCATAATGACCGATGCatctaaaaagaaaatccaaaattaaaacaaaaatgaaggaaATCAACAGCTATTAATAGTCTACAAGTCTAAAAGTAGACTTGTGAGTGAGCGTGAGGACACAGATGGACTCTTTCAAACATTTTATCTCAAAAGAAGCGTGTTCTCCCAACTCTAACGAAATAATAGGATAGCGCCACTATTTGAATTCCATCTTATAGAGAGTCAAGTTGCCTTTTCTAGTGGTTTCTTACACTGACTGTAATTGAAAAATTCTCAAATAATCTGCAGACAGGATAATGGCCACAAAGGTACCTCTCATGGTGCAGCACAGATAAGAAGATCAAGTCATCATCTGTCATCATAAACAGGGTCTTTGAGGTCCacatgaaagtaaaaaaaagacatatttttcatttcaggaCCTCCCTGAGGACGCATGCCAAAAATACTACTCTAAACTGCATagaaacacaaacacagacataAATATCCACTTCaactcattttattttacagtgcTTAATGATGTGAGGGAAAATTTATGtgataaataattcattttttcccctttaaaagCCCTTATTGGTGAAAATTCAGAGACAGATTGAGAACACCCTACTAATGCAGTAATACTTCTTATGTCATGATTTGTTATGTCTGCAAATGTAATTGATTTTCAAGCATGAAGAACAACcagatgttttaaaaaaacaacatagaaaaaaaatcacctcaaTATTCTCATGTCTTCATTTCTATCATTTTCAAGGCAAGTAGAAAGTGAGGCATTAGTGAGCATGTCGCAGTTGTATAATGTAAGATTAACATTGGAAGCTCATCTTTGAGCTTTTCCAGATTGCTTTACCATAACATTCCATGCAAAAACATTCCTATGATTCAGCTTTTAGCTCAGATAATTTAGTCCTCGGAATCCTTCAATATATTCTATGTGCACAGAGGGAAAAATACTTTGTGCAGCTTTAGTGCCCCCACCAGTATGCTGCAATTATAGCAGTATTTCCAGCACTTTTAGAACAGACTGCCCAATTTTTGAGCAATATTACAATAAATTAAAAGATGCTTTTAGAAGAGATTTGCTCCTTTCTTCATGTCGTTTTGTTTCCACAGTGGGAGACAGTCAAATTCTTTAATCGACATCCCGAAGACCTCAAAAAAGGAATCTGGGGACAGGTGACGCTGAAAGGaaagaatacaaaaacaatcataaaaataaaaatgcattaaaacaacaacaacaaccttgaCTTATATTATCAACATAAATTGCAATGTATGAACTCGTTAGCTGTAGGGCTGTAAATTGCCAATTTCATGTTTAACCATCAATTTCAgtgaataaattaattcataatgaatggatttttctgTCCAAATAATGCATTACCTCTAATCTTGTTCTGTCAATTTCTCTGGGAAGCTTCATACGTCCCCTATTGGCAACCGTCAGCATTTCATACGGGTAGGCCTTGACacaaaaactggattaaagccCAAACCTCAACTGTTTTTGCACATAAATAACTAGCAAACATATTCCCACTCAGTACTGAAGTACAAATTCAGatacaatcttttttttgcagtaaaaCTACCATTCATTTGATAAAAGTTTAAGAAAAGTAGCCTGAAATCCACATAGGGACAGTAACAAAGTGTAAATAGTTGGTTATTTATCACCTCTAAGATAGATGAGCTGTTAGTATTTGCCAAGAAACCAATAAAGCACACAAATGAGAACTAAAACATGGATGCAATACTTGCTTTTGGCTCCAGCAAATTAGGCATTGACACTCCTCTGTCCATTCGTGCAAATGGATGCAGGCTGTCATGGAAGAACTACAGACACAAGCAAACTTGCAGTATTTAGAGATGGCAATAAAGGTTAATCAAGCCCACAATTATGACAAGCTACATTGAGATTTCTAGTTGAGGATGTTTGGTTAATAAAGATGCAATCGTATCGCCGGGATATAAAGAACTCCAAAAAGTATGAACTCGGGACCAGCCAAATTCTTTCAATTACCttgaaatctgaaaaaaataaaaaaaatagtattaggGTGAGAGTGATGAAGAAAAAGGAATGGTGGATTGCTAAATATACCTCTTAATGTGTCCCCGCAGCTTTGGGGGAATTCAACAGACTGAGGctgaaaaaagacagaaaaatgagATTGTGTGAGTAGGTGGTCCTCAAACTGGGGTCACTGGGCCATTGGATTTCATGAGAAACAACTCGGTTGTTCAACAATATGTTTTCAATAAATTATGTCATgttatttttcaaagtaaaagatatgttattgtcattttataacagccatggttatttatttacttgAAATTGAAACAATTAGGGTTTTTTCCACCAAAACGCCCTTAGTGTGAATGTGAACATGAACATAGTGACCTAAAATTGACATACCGGATTCAGGCCGTTGCAACCATAACCTGGCAAAGAAGAAGTTTGACTGGAGTTTGGATCTATGTCAGAGTCAAAGAGCAGATAGATTATTTCAGTTTGACTTTGTGCCTCAGTCAGCCAACAATCAACATTGAACTACTTTTCTATTTTTCTCCGTTTGTTGTTTCTATAACCATTTTTTCCCACTAAAGGTGTTGTCTTTTCTTTGAAACAGTTTTCAGCGAGAGCCAAAGTCCAACATATGTGTAAACGTCTCTATTGTGAAAAGCAAGGAAGGCGTTGTAAAGCTTTACTCGACTGCTTAAGTGTCAGCACAATAGAGTTTAAAGGTCATGATGATTCAGTGGAGATGGTGACGCTAGTTCATGAATACGTAGGAGATCCGACATGTCAAACGGTCTGTTCTATTGCTGTTTTAGGAAAATACACAACATGACAAATACCTTGTTGCTTGAAAATGGGAGGTTTTCTGTACATGTTGAAGCCTTGATCTAGAAATAGACAACAATATGGGTTAACATGGatgaattatattttaataaaaaaatcggTAACATCAATAACAACATCTACAGTattacataaaacaaaaaacattatttgatcaATATTTCAGTGCAATGACTAGAAGATATACAGACAAAATATTTTGAGCTAAAGTTGACAGTCATAATTTTGGTCACTAGGTGGCTCTGTATTTCTGTGTCTCATAATTTAAAACTGCTTTTGTATATGTATGaagaggataaaaaaataaacactaaagGTGAAATAAAGCCATGAATTGCAAAGATAAGAAGAGAAAGATGTTTTAACTTGTGCAGTGGCCATAAAAAGTCAACACACTCAAATGTAATGTGATGTAACAAAATTAGACCAGAATGCATAATATCAAAACTTTCCCAGGACTGTTTGACATAAAATCTTTAAACTAAAAGTATTACGGTTAAAATAAACCAAATTTGGATTTTTCGCCTGTATTTCCAAAAAGGTATGTTGTTCTGCCAcgggggtgttcaaactttttctcTGTGGGCCATTGAAGAAAATCAAAGCATGCaattgccaacttgaaatcggATGTGAAACAGGTTGAATTCAAGAATCTTGTGCGATCCATATTTAGTGATATTTTCCGCATTTTTGCATGCCAATAAAAACTGCCCAATGGGCCGAATTTGGCCCTTAGGCCTTAGTATACATATAatacctgtattttattttgcctcCATGCCGAAGTCTATTatggccttttttctttaatcaaaaataaaaaagtgaataaattTAGGTACAGCCAAAGCAGAAAGATTTGAAAAAGCGGGTGCAAGCACAGGCTGCTGTGATCTTACCTGTGCTGTCAAGGGCTAAGCGGTGATAGGAAGAAGGAGTGAGCAAGGTGCCGTTGGTAGAAAATATAGAGCCTAATTGTTTTGCCAGAAGAAGCGAGGAAGTGgagaatgaaaaagaaaagtggAAAAGTAGATGGTCAGGTGACCAGGTGGAGAAAATATTAGATACTGACAGATTCTTGAGTGGAGTTCAAGAATCTGGTGAGTTTTACCCGGCCGGTGGAAGTGCTGTGGGGATCGAGTGGGCGTGTAGCTGTGACGACTGTACGACTGAACGCCGAAAGATCCATGGCTCGCTGATTTGGGAATGCATTTCCGTAACTCGTAACTTTCCTAAGGAGCAAGATCAGGAGAGATGTCACATAGCACATTTTAACAGGCGAAAAAGTACAATATTTACCTCTGTGGTTTCAGATACATTTGCCAGAGACTAGAAAAAAGATGGACAGTTTTAGTCACATGATCTTAACTTTGAtgcaaaatggaatattcaactataaaaaaaaataggagcacttttccaatttatttaaaatgtttgctgACATTACCTCTGCAAACTTTTGTCTTTCCTGTGTGTTGCCTCTGCTTTCCAAAGCAGCAGAGGCGATGTTTTCACTCTTATAGGACATCATATCCGGATGCTCTATGTCATAAATAGCCTTGACCTTGGGAATGGCTGCTAAATCTCGGTAATCAATGATCTCATCATCTACtttggcctgggtgagggacaggGAGAGTAGGAATGAGGGGTCGGGGAAGGACACGGAGGGTTGAAAAGGGAGCAAACGGTGAGGGTGAATCAGGTGAAAGTTGTACATTGGCGGGGGTGAAACTTTAATCCCACAACACCGTGATGCTGGTGTGATTCAAAGCGAGAGGTTCGTTTTGAAATGTAAGTGTTTAGTGGGCTTAAAGTTCATTCAATAACAGAACTACAACatcgaggagacggacagcaaCCACAAATGATCTCATACTTCAGTGACTGGGATATGTGTCCCTAACTTTGGGATATAGAACCTGTTTGATCCATCTATTTAAGCCCCCCTTCCCCTAAACCCTGACTCATTGACAGATTGTGCACAATGTGGCCATGAAAGACTTTCTAGCAATTTTCTATTAACTTCCATAAACCCCTGTCTGCCCTTgaccatgtgttttttttatacaactAGTCAATGACCTGCTATCTGTCTATGGATAACGGACATTCCACGATATGCCCCCCAACACCTTTCCAATCTTCAAAGACTTTATCTGGACTTAAAGTAAACTGCTATATATCTGGACTTTGACGTTCTTTTCATTGCTTCATGTGTCATCCAACTAAAGAAGTGCAGACGCCAAATGTACAGTGGCTACTGTTCAAGTACGTGTTTTAACAAAGCAAGCTTGTAGGACTTAACTGGGACTTACACAAATTGAGCGACTAGGGCTTCCAGGTGTACACGAGCCAGGTCTGGAGCAGGAGCTTTCAGAAGACGTCAAAGTCGACTAATGAATAGAAAGCCACATTAGTTTAATGAAATAATCCAACAGACAGACAACATTATTAATGCACACATGAAGCAATCTGCTCAGTTCGTGTAGAAACTAATTCACTGCTCCTAACgacgataaatgtccaatccattttgacttggagggtCTGGCAGCAATCATTCCTTGCCAAaccccccagtcaaaatggattgaatgactATCACGGTTAATGAATGAGTGGGAAAAACACTCATTGAAACACTAATGCAATAATGGACATATTTATAGCTTTTCATTTCCCAAGACACCAattttatatttgggaaaaatcTCCTAGCAAAGcacataaatacaataaaactatcccttattaaatcagAGTTCACCTCTTTCAAAAGTACCATATGATGCATAAAACACACTCATGCGGGATCCAAAATGTAAACCTTTGGATCTGTCCTATTACAAAAACAACACACTGCAAATGTAAAGATTTGAGCACCGTTTTGTACTTTTCAGGTGCGGAACGTAGGCAGCAAACAGTTAACGTTGCATGGCAAACAAAGCAGCTCTGCTTCATCTCAAACAAGGAGATTACACACAGACAGGACAATCcacaggagagaaaaaaaggcatcAAACTGAAAAAGCTACTTATGATATTAACCTTCAGTTCACCCGGTGGGTAAAAGAAATCAAGGCAAGGCGTTTTGGATGGTCGGACCTATGAAGAAGTAGATCCCGCTCTCTAAAAAGTGCATTGCTTCAATCATTACAAGAAAAGTTGTTCGTTAAAATGAAGTTTCTTACCCGGTTGCTGTCATGATTTCGGATTTTTTCTCTGCAGTCCGGGTGCCAGATGGCTGAACCTGTTGATAGAAATCCATTTACTCACCACCACTTTTGCACTTCCCTTCTTacttaatttatttgttttttaactgaCCTTGCAAATACATTTCCTCGCCCTCTGTGAACATTTTGTCACATCGGCTACATTTTGCACATTCAGGGTGATAGTGTTTTTCTCCTGCCTTTTGGAAATGAGGAAAATAATGGCTTATATTCATATAGGAACACCTCACAAGTTATGACTCACCTCAAGAACTTTCCCCGATATGAACTTCTGACATGATTCACACTGAACCCCAAATTGAAGCTGGTAGTCTTTTTCACAATAAGGAACACCATCCCTGTAAGGTATATATGACATATTGTTACCATgacataaaatatattttccctaTGGTTCAGCACTAGTATACGATAATGAAAAGATGTAATTACTTGCTAATGTACTCTCCACTCAGAATTATTTTGCAGATGTTGCACTTGAAGCAGCCGATGTGCCACTGGCTTCCCAACGCTAACAAAGCTTGACCGTTCTTGATGACACGACCACAGCTGTTGCAGTCTACAATCACACCAAAAGACACAACGTGATTAGTTATTTGCACGTATTATCGGGACAAATAGACGTTGTACTGTCTTCACCAAACTACATACTAAGCTTATTCCTGAAGTGAAACGGGTATAAAAAATAAACGTTTCTCGCCCCATTGTATGATGCACAATTGTCCTTTTAATCCCGAGACTTGGCTTGATCTTGGCTGTGTATGTACAGTTCCAAATGAGACAAAGTCAAGCTCAGGTCAAAATGTGCTGCGTCATTGTTTTGACACACTCCCAAGAGGACAGCTGTGTGTGGAAATCCATGTTGTGGGGAGCCTAAAGAATGTTATCTATGTATCTAAATACCAGCTCTGTTCATGGAACCATATTTAAAAATAGGCTTTTGAAATACACTTGACAACATCCTCTGAAATGACACAAAGATGGACCTACTGTTGGAGTATCTGATGCCAGTTGGTGGAGGTGTCAGTGGGCTCACACATCGCTGACAGATGCACTCTTTTCCACTAAAGGTGACGCAATCACCAGCAGGAAAAGGTTGTCtgaatagaatttaaaaaaaacaatgtttgatCGTGTTCatgatggcaatagacgtccaatccattggaaatgGGAGCGTTCCAATAAATTgaacatctatcgctgtcaacggagagctctatttttaatattacttGCAAATGGTGCACACAAAGCAGGCCGGGTGGTAAGTCTTGCCCAAAACGGCGACAACATCCCCTTCCACAAATCCCCCGCAGCTGTTGCAGACAGTGCCATGAAGCCTCTGGTAGTCTAGTGGACAGAGGCAGTCTCCGTTTTTCATGAAGAAGCCCGACCGGGTCAAGTCACAGCCGCAAACTGCAGACACAAAacacatattttcttaaaaaaaaaaaaaaaataagtgagaaaaagaaaacaatcagaGTTAAACACAATAACAATTTGAATGAAACTGAGCCTGGAACAGTTGCACCTCCACAAAATGCATTCAGATGCCAAAGGCTGTCTATTTTTGTCAAGGAAGTCACCTTGTACATGAACATTGTTTGCTATAATAAAAACATGCTTCTGCATCTAATGTGTTACTGGAAAGCAATCATGGATTCTGGTTTTGATTGCTTTTATTGGCCAAATTTGAGTTTGGATTTGTTAAAGTAAATAATTTTTAAAGCTTTCATTCCAGGGGCAGTGTCACACCAtaatttctggactataagtcgcacttttttcatactttATCCTCAATTGCGActtatatatactatgtcttgTTTTCACTCTAACCTCCAAtagcttatgttttttttagactatAGTTATTCAACATACTGTTAATATGCTACATTAACTGGTGATTAGTTTGTCTGTTGTTCCTTATTTGACAATTACTTTAAAGCAAATTGCTTCTTCGTTTCTACTAAATTAAAAAGCTGACCcgcaaaaatgcaacttatacttcAGTGTTCATATTCTTATTCTCCTATCATcgatttatagtctgaaaaatacagtgatTTGTTTAGCTAGTTCTGCTCTTTACCCATTACCTTTACCTTTTACATTTTGAGTTAAATATTTTAGACAATTACACTAAACcttttattctttgtttaaaaaaaaactttcctagaaccaaaaattaatttgtataaaTTCCAATTAAATTACTTAATTACACTAATCCCAATTTAATCAAACCAGATCCAAACATTTTACTCCATTTCTCATTTACAAGCAAACTGCTTACTACCTAATGATTGTTCAAGAAAATTCTGCTCGCTTCccttttctattgtttttttccccctccccagGCGAGataaacagcaaaaaaacacaacaaggaCACTAACACGAGAATCCTGTCAGGGTCAATTAGGTGAAGACAATGACCTGCTGGTTAAACATGAGTCCCATGAAGCAGGAACTCATGTGTGCGGTTGTCTGGCAACCACAAGAACCTATTGAAGTGGGAATATTGTGCAATAAATTAGTTTGAATAATGCATCTGCAGCCATGACGAATGCTTTCATCAAAACTGCAATTTGAGTCTTGAGACTTTAAAATACGaatgagcatttttttcagtgctgtggACGTTGAATGGCCAATTGGGAAAACCACTTGGTTAAAATGGATCGCACGTCATAGGCAGCTAATTAGTGACGCACTTTTTGTCTTGGGCCATTTGGCCGCTTAAAAGGAATGCTATACCGACCCTTGCAGGTGAAGCACTTGATGTGGAAGTGATCAAACTGGACTCGCAGCACTTCCCCTTTGCAGACCTCCCCGCATTTGACGCATCTGATGACCTGCTTGACCGCAGGAGGGTGAGTGTGTACCACTGTGTAGAGGAGAGCAGAAAGGGAAGATTTGAATCATTTGTCATCAGCATCATGCCACATCAAAATGTGCCTTAGAAGCACTAGGTGGTAAACACAAGTGATTTTCTCCCCAATGGATTTCAGGACTATTCGGTGACAGTTGTTGTTGGTGTGTAAACACAGCAGGCCAGAAGATATTCACGCAGTTAATGTGTTTTCCCCGCAGAGACTTAGCGGCTTGCTCCAGGTCAAAAGCTGCCTGGAGTGGAGTTATGTCACAGTGCTgtattcttcttcttcctcttctttctATCTATCCCTGTTTTAAACAGTGGCAGCCAGAAAGAGAGGGTAGGTGCCAGTACAATCTAATCACAGGCCACTAGAAAGGCCCCAACTGTGATTGGCAGGGGAAAGAATGTAATGCATTGACAGT
It contains:
- the LOC144092465 gene encoding actin-binding LIM protein 1-like, whose amino-acid sequence is MVSLLEGLCSLDCLDKMSSSKRLSLSSLGRICGLGQSNDMVVLDRVKRKNSVRRMSIIEDGQIAEVLYLIPKQCMMEQLPFLNPNDYVLCEKLAGIPADVSVVHTHPPAVKQVIRCVKCGEVCKGEVLRVQFDHFHIKCFTCKVCGCDLTRSGFFMKNGDCLCPLDYQRLHGTVCNSCGGFVEGDVVAVLGKTYHPACFVCTICKQPFPAGDCVTFSGKECICQRCVSPLTPPPTGIRYSNNCNSCGRVIKNGQALLALGSQWHIGCFKCNICKIILSGEYISKDGVPYCEKDYQLQFGVQCESCQKFISGKVLEAGEKHYHPECAKCSRCDKMFTEGEEMYLQGSAIWHPDCREKIRNHDSNRSTLTSSESSCSRPGSCTPGSPSRSICAKVDDEIIDYRDLAAIPKVKAIYDIEHPDMMSYKSENIASAALESRGNTQERQKFAESLANVSETTEESYELRKCIPKSASHGSFGVQSYSRHSYTPTRSPQHFHRPGSIFSTNGTLLTPSSYHRLALDSTDQGFNMYRKPPIFKQQDPNSSQTSSLPGYGCNGLNPPQSVEFPQSCGDTLRDFKFFHDSLHPFARMDRGVSMPNLLEPKAYPYEMLTVANRGRMKLPREIDRTRLERHLSPDSFFEVFGMSIKEFDCLPLWKQNDMKKGANLF